GATTGATGTTCAACACGATGCGATCCTGGTCGAACTGCGGACCACCCTTGCAAAAACCGTCAACTGCGATGCTGCGCGGCGGATAGTCCCTGAAGTCTTCCCAGGAGACTTCCTTGCCCGGCGCGAAGATCATCTTGATCTGTGATGCCATGGTTGTCTCCTCCTGGTCTGAAAAGTTGTAAAGTACGCGCAAAAATACCCAAAGAACCAACGGCGCACCTTAGCATGAAATGGCCGCCTGGTCAATGACCGGCCGGGAAAACCCGATGCTTGTTCTGGCCTAAAACCAATGCTATACTGTTTCTGAATTAAGCGAAGAATATCCGCAAATATGGCCCTCACCATCTCGCTCAAAGGACAGCGCCGCGGCGATGACGAAGAGCTCGTGCTTTTCCCCGAAGCCGCCGCGACCGAGAACTCGGCTCCCGACCGATCCTGGACCAATGAACAGGGCGAGGGGCAGCTGGCGGTCGACGTCTCGGAGAACGCCAAAGAGATCGTCATCCGCTCAACCATCGCCGGCGTCAAACCGGAGGATCTCGAGGTCTCCATCCACAACGACATGCTCACGATCCGCGGCAGCCGCCACGCGCACACCGACGAGTCCGGCACGCGTTATCTGGTCCGCGAATGCCACTGGGGAAGTTTCTCGCGCAGCCTGATCCTGCCCGCCGAGATCGACGCGGACAAGATCGCCGCCGAACTGAAGAACGGCATCCTGACCATCAAGCTGCCGAAAGTCGAACGCCTGAAGAAGATCAATATCAAATGATGTTCAGGGAGCGGAACCGATCCGGGAACAGACCCGCGCCGCGAACCCTCCCCCGCTGAACCGCTATGACCGCGAGCGAACACCGATCCGCCTCCCGAACAACCAAACACCGCCGCTCGGCATCATCGCGCTTCGCGAGATACGCGGCGCTTTTCGCGCTCCTGCTGGTCATCGCCGGAGTCTGGATCCTCGGACTCGTGGCGGCTCCGGCGGACGACAAGATCGCGCCGGGCGTGTCCATCAATTCCGTGGACGTCGGCGGCCTGACCTCGATCGAAGCCAAGCAACTGCTCGCGTCCAAGATCGCCGCGCTCCGGCTGAACTACGGCATCCGCGGCCAGCGTTTCGCGCTGCTGGCGGTCGAACCGAACCGCGCCGATCGCCAGCCGATCGCCAGCTTTGGCATCGACGACGCCATCATCCAGGCTTATGCCGTCGGCCGCGAGACCGAACCGGTCCAAGCAGCCCTGAACAAGATCAGCGCCTACTTCCTCGGACACGCGTTCGAATTAGCCGTCAAACTGGACCAAGACACTTTGAACGAGGAGCTCGCCCGGGCTTTTGCCGAGACCGTCAAACCGGCCAATGACGCCAGACTCTCCATCAGACTCGACGGCGCCGAACCGCTGGTGACCGTCGAACCAGAAACGGCCGGCGAGACCATCGATGGGGAGCGCGCTTACCGCGAAACTCTGGAACGCCTGAGCGAATTATCAAACGCGGTCATCGTCCTGAAAATCCGCTCCGACCAGCCGACTGTCACCGTCGGCGACATCGAGCCGCTGCGCGACCAGATCGCCGCTGCCCTGGAACACGCGCCGCTCCGCCTCAAGGCCAAAGAAGAGACCTGGACCGTTTCCCGGCAACTTGCCGCCGACTGGATCAGCGCCGTGACCGATCCGGCCGCGGGCCAGGGTTCCGCGGTCAGACTCGGACTCGATCGGACCAAGGTCGCGAAATACCTCGAAACCCGCGGCGGAGGCTTGCGCACTGAACCAAAGAATGCCGCTTTCGAGATGTCCGCCGCCGGTCGCGTGGCCGTCTTCGAGCCCGGCCTCGACGGCGAAGAGATCGACCCCGAGGCCTCGATTATCCTGATCGAAACCCGGCTGTTCGGCGCCGACGAAGCTGCTGTGAGCCCCGACGCCCTGATCCTGCCGTTCCGCGCGGTCCCGCCGCGGATCACCACGGCCGCCGCCAACCCCTTCGGCATCAAGGAGATCATCGGAGTCGGCGATTCCAATTTCAAGAACAGCCCGACCAACCGCCGAACCAACATCAAGGTCGGCGCGGATTCCCTGAACGGCATCATCATTCCGGCCGGCGAAGAATTCTCCCTGCTCCAGGCGCTCGGCCCCATCGACGGCGAGCACGGCTACCTGCAGGAACTGGTCATCAAACAGGACAAGACCGTGAAAGAATACGGCGGCGGGCTCTGCCAGATCGGCACGACCACTTTCCGCGCCGTGATGAACGCCGGCCTGCCGGTCACGATGCGGCAGAACCATTCCTATCGCGTCCCCTACTACGAACGCGACGGCGCAGGAAACTACATGGGGCCGGGCAAAGACGCCACCATCTACGATCCCTGGCCGGACTTCAGATTCCGGAACGACACCGGCAACACCGTCCTGCTCATGACCGCGATCGACGGCAACCGGGTGACCTTCACGCTCTGGGGCGTCCTCGACGGGCGGAAAGCCGAGCAGGGTCCGGTCAAGGTCTGGAACGAAGTGCCGCCGCCGGAAAAGAAGCTTATCGAAACGACCGATCTGAAACCCGGCCAGACCAAATGCACGGAGAGTCCGCATCCCGGAGCCGACACTTCTTTCACTTATACCGTCACGTCCTCGAACGGCGAAGTGAAAAAAACCGACTTCAAGAGCCACTACCGCCCCTGGGGCGAGGTCTGCCTTGTCGGCATCGACCCGAACGCGCCGCCGGCCGCGAATACCGCGCCAAGCCTGCCATCGATCGACGCCGCCGGGGCCGCGGGGAATTGATGGGGAAGGAAATCGGAGAGTGCAGGAGTGCAGGAGAGACGGAGCCACGTCGTTCGCGAACGACGTGGCGGAGAGACGATGAAATATCCTAAAAGTGCGACCATAACAAAAGCGGGGGCCTGACGCTCCCGCTTTCATGATATATATCATTCTTTCGCCCTCATCTTTCACCGACTACCGTATTCTTTCACGGCAATCAAAAACACCTCAGGGAGTCGCGCTCAAGAAGATTATACTGAGGTGTCACTGAGTCGAAACCCGGTGTACCCTCGGCGTAACCCCCATGCTTGTCGTGAGCGCGATTCTCTGAGGTGTTGGTCAAAGATCTCTGCTGACTTCGTAACGTTGTAGATTAGCAGAAGATGCCCCGCGTGTCAAGGGTCTGAATGCCTAATTGTCAATCAATTTAGCGAAAAAATATGCTTAAACATGGCAATCAAGGCTAAAATCAACGGCTGTCGTGTCAACTGATCGGGTGACAAAAATCGGGAGAAGTCATAAAAGAGACGGAGTCAGGGAGAGGCGGAGTGACGGAGCCATGTCGTTCGCGAACGACGCATCTCCATCTCTCCCTGATCCAATGAACGAGAGAGTGCGGGAGTGAAGGAGTTGGGGAGACCCGACAAAAACTCCCGCACTCCTGCACTCTCAAACTTCCCTACTCCGTCTCTTCCTCAACCCCCGCCACGATTGACATGGCGGCCTTTTTATGATATATTGCTGGGTCGAGTTCTTTCACAAGCTTGAGGCGGTGCCGGACAAAAAACTCGCGGGTAGCGGGGCCTT
The Patescibacteria group bacterium genome window above contains:
- a CDS encoding Hsp20/alpha crystallin family protein codes for the protein MALTISLKGQRRGDDEELVLFPEAAATENSAPDRSWTNEQGEGQLAVDVSENAKEIVIRSTIAGVKPEDLEVSIHNDMLTIRGSRHAHTDESGTRYLVRECHWGSFSRSLILPAEIDADKIAAELKNGILTIKLPKVERLKKINIK
- a CDS encoding VanW family protein, encoding MTASEHRSASRTTKHRRSASSRFARYAALFALLLVIAGVWILGLVAAPADDKIAPGVSINSVDVGGLTSIEAKQLLASKIAALRLNYGIRGQRFALLAVEPNRADRQPIASFGIDDAIIQAYAVGRETEPVQAALNKISAYFLGHAFELAVKLDQDTLNEELARAFAETVKPANDARLSIRLDGAEPLVTVEPETAGETIDGERAYRETLERLSELSNAVIVLKIRSDQPTVTVGDIEPLRDQIAAALEHAPLRLKAKEETWTVSRQLAADWISAVTDPAAGQGSAVRLGLDRTKVAKYLETRGGGLRTEPKNAAFEMSAAGRVAVFEPGLDGEEIDPEASIILIETRLFGADEAAVSPDALILPFRAVPPRITTAAANPFGIKEIIGVGDSNFKNSPTNRRTNIKVGADSLNGIIIPAGEEFSLLQALGPIDGEHGYLQELVIKQDKTVKEYGGGLCQIGTTTFRAVMNAGLPVTMRQNHSYRVPYYERDGAGNYMGPGKDATIYDPWPDFRFRNDTGNTVLLMTAIDGNRVTFTLWGVLDGRKAEQGPVKVWNEVPPPEKKLIETTDLKPGQTKCTESPHPGADTSFTYTVTSSNGEVKKTDFKSHYRPWGEVCLVGIDPNAPPAANTAPSLPSIDAAGAAGN